The genomic interval CAGGTGGCGCATGAACCCCGCGGGGTCGCGATGGTGTCGGATGGATTGGTATATGGCGCTGCAGCGCCGCAATCCGAGTAGATGTTCCAGGGCGCCGGCCAAATGGAAGCGGTTGCTGTTTTTCCTGTTCAATGCGGTGGCGGGGCAGATCGAAAATATATCCTGTTCCCGGATGTGTCGCTCCATGAATCTCTCCTATCCTTCAACGGTATCGATTAAAAGCGGGATTCGCCGACCCTTCGGCCGTGGGCGGATCGGTCCGCCTCGGGCCGCAGGCCGACCTTAAAATTATGTTGTGTTTGTATGCGGCTGCGGTGTGGGAATGATGAGAAATGGATGAGTTATTGGTGAGAAGGGACCCGAGTGGCGGCCTGGATAGGGCGCAGTGCGACCACGGAACGGTCCGCTGCGGTCCGGCGAATCACATCGGCGTTCCAGCCAGATTCACTGATGTCGGATAAAGCGTTGCGACCGGAAGGGCGAAACTGTTTTTATTGTTCCAAGCGAGCCCGCTTGAAGGGCTGCAGGTTGAAGTGACGCGTGCGACGGGTTCGAACGCCGTGGCGCATGTAGAGGATAAAATCTTTCAAGTTTTTGATATATTGTATGATGTCTTCACACTCATCGTCGCGGCACGTTTTATAATAGAGACGTTCCACCTCGGTGGCTTCCCTGTCGGCCATGTGGATGATCTCCTGGTACGAGTGGCCCATAGCTTTTTCAAAGAACTCGGCGATACTCAATGATGACGACAACATAGCAACATCTCCCCCAACGGATCGGAGTCACTTCCGGTAGGCCTGTCCATTGGCAATTTTCCCAACGTCTTGATTAGACGACGATTCGGTGATTTCCTCAGAATGTCTGACTCTATACCAAGGCAATGTTAGAAAAATGTTAGGACAGCGTGCCTCCTCACATAAAGCAAACCTGACGCTCATCCGTCCCTAACGATTGCGTACGATGAACGGGACATTAGGATAGGGATTGTGCGCCGATCACATCGACGGGTTCAATCCCTGACGCAATGTCGAAAACAGCGGCGCTCAAGGATGCGCCATTTCAAGGACAATAGTATGCAACAGAATGGCTGGCGCCCGATCGCCAGGCGGATGGCGCAATTGGGCCGTAATCGCATTCCGACCCAATTGGTCATCCAGACCACCAACCACTGCAATGCCACCTGCCCCCAGTGCGGCATGCGCCGCACGGCCCGGTTGCAGCGGTTCACCCTCTCGGATGAGACCATCACGAGAATTTTGGACGGATGCGCGGCGCGAGGGGTCCAGGCCGTTTCGTTTACCGGAGGCGAGCCGCTGATGCTGCTCGATCGCCTGGTCGAATGGATCCGCCACGCCGGACGAGCGGGCATTCCCTATGTCCGTACCGGCACCAATGGCTTTCTCTTTTGCGGGGCCGACCGGCCGGGGTTCAAGGCACGCATCGAACGCCTGGTGCACCGGCTGGCCGCTACGCCCCTGCGAAATTTCTGGATCAGCCTCGATTCCGCCGAACCGGACATTCACGAGCGGATGAGGGGGCTGCCGGGCGTGGTGGCCGGGATCCAAAAGGCCCTGCCGATTTTCCATGCCCACGGCATCTATCCATCGGCCAACCTGGGCCTGAACCGCCAGGTCGGCGGTGAGGACACGGCAAATCTGCGTCCCGACGACTATTCACGACGAGCCGACTATCTCAACGCGTTTTACCATGCGTATGTCAGCGCCCTGGATCGCTTC from Desulfatitalea tepidiphila carries:
- a CDS encoding radical SAM protein; this translates as MQQNGWRPIARRMAQLGRNRIPTQLVIQTTNHCNATCPQCGMRRTARLQRFTLSDETITRILDGCAARGVQAVSFTGGEPLMLLDRLVEWIRHAGRAGIPYVRTGTNGFLFCGADRPGFKARIERLVHRLAATPLRNFWISLDSAEPDIHERMRGLPGVVAGIQKALPIFHAHGIYPSANLGLNRQVGGEDTANLRPDDYSRRADYLNAFYHAYVSALDRFYHSVRKLGFTTVNTCYPMSISAREQETGLSAVYAATTSEDIVRYAADEKAALYKALLDTIPRHRHHLRIFSPLSAVSMLHRAYDGGHGAVRAAGCRGGVDFFFVDAKDGDTYPCGYRGNENLGKFWELDMKARRPDRDCHRCDWECFRDPSELCAPLLQAFHAPIRLVRTMAADRAYARLWAGDMRYYLACDLFDGRKPMDTRRLSRFK